Below is a window of Pseudarthrobacter equi DNA.
GTGGTGTGGCTGTGGTCCCAGGCCCTTTATGACATCCACGTCCTGTGCCCGTTCTGCATGATCGTCTGGGCCGCGATGATCCCGCTCTTTGTCTGGACCACCATCCGCAACATCTCGGCCGGAGTCATTCCCGTCCCCTCGGGGGCCGCCCGCGTCGTGGGCGATTCCGGCTGGATCATCGTGGCGCTGATCTACGTGGGCGTGATTGCCAGCATCTTCTTCGCCTTCATCCAGGTGTTCGCCGGCACGTCAGGGTTCTAGCCGCCCAGAGCCCTAGGACCAACAGATAAGGCCAATGTTCACGAAGAACATTGGCCTTATCTGTTGGTCCGCACCACCATGGCGGCGCGGAGGGCGGGTCCTAGAACCAGATCTTGATCTCGCGCTCAGCGGAGTCCGAGGAGTCTGAGCCGTGCACCAGGTTCTGCTGCACCTTCAGTCCCCAGTCGCGGCCGAAGTCGCCGCGGATGGTGCCCGGAGCCGCGGTGGTGGGATCGGTGGTGCCTGCCAGTGAACGGAAGCCTTCGATGACGCGGTGGCCTTCAAAGATCGCGGCAACCACAGGGCCGCTGAGCATGAACTCCACCAGCGGCTCGTAGAACGGCTTGCCCACGTGCTCTTCGTAGTGCTGCTCGAGCAGCTCGCGGGTGGCGTTCACCTTTTTGAGTTCGGCCAGGGCGTAGCCCTTGGCTTCGATCCGGGCCAGGATGGCGCCGGTGAGGTTACGGGCGACGCCGTCGGGCTTGATCAGGACGAGGGTGCGCTCAGTGGTCACAACTGCTCCAATGCGTTGGTGGGGTTTCGGGTCAAGTCTACGGGGGCTGCCCTACTGGGCCGGACCGGATCCGGCGGGCTGGTCCGGGTTGGCGGCTTCCCACGCGGCCTGTTCACGTTCGCGTTGCCCGGCTTCGCGGTCCAGCCTGATTCCCGTGCGGATGCCGTACCACCAGCAGATGGCGAACAGTACGCCCACCAGGAACATGGCAGGTTCGAAGATGCCGGTGAGGATCAGCACCACCTGCAGCACCCAGCCCAGTCCGATGCCCCAGGGCTTGCGGAGGAACGCGCAGGCCAGCACCATGACCACGCTCAGGGCAATCCCGACGCCCAGGATCAGCGCCGGCGGGAACTCGCCGCGGCGCAGGCCGAACACTGCCAGGGTGGCAAAGAACATGACGAACGCCTCCAGCAGGAGGACCGTCGAGGCGAACATGACCTTAGTGGAGCGCCGTTTCTTCGGCATGCCCGGGCGCCATTCGCGCTGGGCCTTGGTCAGCCTGGCCATGGATTACGCCTCCGTCTTTCCGAGCAGGATGCGGGCCTCGGCCACGAGGGTGATGGAGCCCGTGACCAGCACACCGCCGGAGAGGTCGTCGTTCGCTTCGGCCCGTTCCACCGCCCATTCCAGGGCGTCGTCGAGCTTTTCTTCAATATGCACGTTGTCCTCGCCGAAGCCGAGGTCAATGGCCAGCTCGGCCAGTTCGGCGGCCGGCACGGCCCGCGGCGAATTGGACTGCGTAAAGCAGTACTCCTCCGCCACGTCCCCCAGGGATTCCTTGAGTTCACGGAGGATCTCCTCCGCGTCCTTCTCCTTGAGCACGCCCACCACAGGGACCAGCCGGGAGAAGGTAAAGGCCTCCTTCAGGGCCGCGGCCGAAGCCTTGATGCCGTCCGGGTTGTGGGCAGCGTCCACGATGATGGTGGGTGCAGACCGCACCACTTCCAGCCTGCCGGGCGAGGTTGCGGCGGCGAGGCCTTCCTGCAGGACGTCGAAGGGCAGTTCCTTTTCGCCGCCGAAGAACGCCTCCAGGGCCGCTACGGCCACGGCTGCGTTCTGCGCCTGGTGGGCGCCATGGAGCGGGACCAGCAGGTCCGGGTAGCGCCCGGCGATGCCCTGGATGGTGACCATCTGGCCGCCCACGGCAACGGTGCGGGATTCGACGCCGAACTCCACGCCCTCGAAGCGGAACGGCACGCCAACTTCCTTGGCTTTTTCCAGCAGGACCTGCGCAGCGTCCAGGGGCTGCGCGGCACTGACCAGGAAGCCTCCGGGCTTGATGATGCCGGCTTTTTCGTGCGCGATGTCCTCGGTGGTGTCCCCCAGCAGGTCCGTGTGGTCCAGCGAGATCGGGGTAATCACCGATACCTGTCCGTCGCCCACGTTGGTGGCGTCGGTGATGCCTCCCAGGCCCACTTCGATGATGGCCACGTTGACGGGCTGGTCGGCGAAAACAGCGAAGCCCAGGATGGTGAGGCATTCGAAGTACGTCAGGCGGGGCTGCCCTTCCGCCTCCAGCTCGGCATCCACGATCTGCAGGTAGGGACGGATCTCGTCCCAGATCCGAACGAACGTTTCGTCGGAGACCGGGTGCCCGTCAATGCTGATCCGTTCCGTGACCTTGGACAGGTGCGGGCTGGTGTAGCGCCCGGTGCTCAGTCCCTGGGCCCGCAGCACGGACTCGATCATGCGGGACGTGGACGTCTTGCCGTTGGTTCCGGTCACGTGGATGATCGGGAACGCCTTGTTGGGTTCGCCGAGCACATCCATGGCGCGGAAAAGCGGGGCGAGCCGGGGCTCCATCTTGTTTTCCGGCGCACGCCCCAGCAGTTCGGCGTAGACGCTTTCCACGGAAAATTCGTCAGTCATGCCTTAGGCCTCCACTTTTTCTACGACGACGGCGGGCTCGGGCACGTCTGCCGGTTCGGCCGTCAGGTCTACCGTCAGCGTCTCCCCCTTGACCAGTTCCGCGTTGGCCTCCAGGGCGTCCACGACGTTCTGCGCGGCGGTAACGGTGGTCCGGATACGGTCGCTGACGTTGAGCCCGGCGTCCTTGCGGGCCTGCTGGATGGCGCGGACCATGTCGCGGGCCAGGCCTTCCGCTTCAAGCTCGGGGGTGACCTCGGTGTTGAGGACGACGAAGCCGCCGCCGGGCAGGACTGCGACAGCAGAGGACGCAGAGGACGCGGCAGCACTGCCGTCGGACTCTGCAACCACCGTCTCGAGGGTGTATTCCTGTGGCTCGAGCTGCAGGCCCCCGGCGGTGACAACGCCCGAGTCATCCACAGACCAGTCCCCGGACTTGGAGCCCTTGATGGCCAGCTGGACGTTCTTGCCAAGGCGCGGCCCTGCGGCGCGGGCGTTGACTACCAACTTCTGCTGGATGCCGAACTCCTCCGGGGAGGCAGTGGCGGCGTCGAGGAGGCGGACGGAGCGGATGTTCAGTTCGTCCGCGACGACGGCGGCGAAGCCTTCCAGCGCGTCCGCACCGGGTGCCACCACGGTGAGTTCCTGCAGCGGCAGGCGGACACGCAGGTTGGCGGCCTTGCGGAGCGAGGATCCGGTGGAGCAGATCTGCTGCACCTTGTCCATGGCGTCCACGAGGTCCGGGTTGGCCGGGAAGAGGTCCGCGTCCGGCCAGTCGGCAAGATGCACAGAGCGGCCGCCGGTCAGGCCGCGCCAGATTTCCTCGGTGACCAGCGGCAGCAGCGAAGCAGCGGCACGGGACACAGCCTCCAGGGCAGTGAACAGGGCGTCGAAAGCATCCTGGTCCTCGTCGAAGAACCGCTGGCGGCTGCGGCGGACGTACCAGTTGGTGAGCATGTCCAGGTAGCTGCGCAGCGCGTCGCAGGCGCCGGAGATGTCGTAGTCGTCCAGCCGCTCCGTCATGCTGCGGACCAGGTCTCCGGTGTTGGCCAGGAGGTACTGGTCCATGGTGTCGGCGTACCCGTCGTACCGGAGCTTCGCTTCGTAGCCGTCCCCACCGTTTGCTGCATTCGTGTACAGCGTGAAGAAGCTGTAAACGTTCCACAGCGGCAGGATGACCTGGCGGACGCCGTCGCGGATGCCCTGCTCGGTGACGATCAGGTTGCCGCCGCGAAGGATGGGGCTGGACATCAGGAACCAGCGCATGGCGTCGGAGCCGTCACGGTCCAGCACTTCGGACACGTCCGGGTAGTTCCGGAGGCTCTTGGACATTTTTTGCCCATCGGAGCCCAGCACGATGCCGTGGCTGATGACGTTCCGGAACGCCGGCCGGTCGAACAACGCGGTGGACAGGATGTGCAGCATGTAGAACCAGCCGCGCGTCTGGCCGATGTACTCCACGATGAAGTCCGCGGGGTTGTGGGTGTCGAACCAGGCTTCGTTCTCGAACGGGTAGTGGACCTGGCCGTACGGCATGGAGCCGGAATCGAACCAGACGTCCAGGACGTCCTCCACGCGCCGCATCACGGACTGTCCCTCTTCCGGGGTGCGGGGATCGTCCGGGTTGGGCCGGGTCAGTTCGTCGATGAACGGACGGTGC
It encodes the following:
- the ndk gene encoding nucleoside-diphosphate kinase; this encodes MTTERTLVLIKPDGVARNLTGAILARIEAKGYALAELKKVNATRELLEQHYEEHVGKPFYEPLVEFMLSGPVVAAIFEGHRVIEGFRSLAGTTDPTTAAPGTIRGDFGRDWGLKVQQNLVHGSDSSDSAEREIKIWF
- a CDS encoding DUF4233 domain-containing protein translates to MARLTKAQREWRPGMPKKRRSTKVMFASTVLLLEAFVMFFATLAVFGLRRGEFPPALILGVGIALSVVMVLACAFLRKPWGIGLGWVLQVVLILTGIFEPAMFLVGVLFAICWWYGIRTGIRLDREAGQREREQAAWEAANPDQPAGSGPAQ
- a CDS encoding bifunctional folylpolyglutamate synthase/dihydrofolate synthase; this encodes MTDEFSVESVYAELLGRAPENKMEPRLAPLFRAMDVLGEPNKAFPIIHVTGTNGKTSTSRMIESVLRAQGLSTGRYTSPHLSKVTERISIDGHPVSDETFVRIWDEIRPYLQIVDAELEAEGQPRLTYFECLTILGFAVFADQPVNVAIIEVGLGGITDATNVGDGQVSVITPISLDHTDLLGDTTEDIAHEKAGIIKPGGFLVSAAQPLDAAQVLLEKAKEVGVPFRFEGVEFGVESRTVAVGGQMVTIQGIAGRYPDLLVPLHGAHQAQNAAVAVAALEAFFGGEKELPFDVLQEGLAAATSPGRLEVVRSAPTIIVDAAHNPDGIKASAAALKEAFTFSRLVPVVGVLKEKDAEEILRELKESLGDVAEEYCFTQSNSPRAVPAAELAELAIDLGFGEDNVHIEEKLDDALEWAVERAEANDDLSGGVLVTGSITLVAEARILLGKTEA